One genomic region from Epinephelus moara isolate mb chromosome 8, YSFRI_EMoa_1.0, whole genome shotgun sequence encodes:
- the pgam5 gene encoding serine/threonine-protein phosphatase PGAM5, mitochondrial isoform X1 produces the protein MSYRKTLKLICGFAGGSAVVVLAAAAADSRGYFGEQRGEVAGRWSRYTALQAAQPAWTPASHTPTPSGHAWDFNWDKRDPSALTNGKKKEKKEENATEDPSSEQDNGKPKATRNILLIRHSQYNLSGISDKERTLTPLGREQAEFTGKRLAELGLKYDVLIHSSMARATETANIISKHLSGLGVELVSCDLLREGAPIEPVPPVTHWKPDAVQYHEDGARIEAAFRRYIHRADPKQKEDSYEIIVCHANVIRYFVCRALQFPPEGWLRMGLNNGSITWLTIRPSGRVALRTLGDAGFMPPDKLTRT, from the exons ATGTCTTACAGGAAAACTTTAAAACTTATTTGTGGGTTCGCCGGAGGCTCTGCCGTCGTAGTGTTGGCGGCTGCCGCCGCTGACTCCCGCGGATACTTCGGTGAGCAGCGCGGAGAGGTGGCCGGTCGGTGGTCCAGATACACGGCTCTTCAAGCTGCGCAGCCGGCGTGGACACCTGCCAGCCACACACCAACCCCGAGTGGACACGCCTGGGACTTCAACTGGGATAA GAGAGACCCATCTGCACTGACGAAtgggaagaagaaagaaaagaaagaagaaaacgCAACTGAAGACCCCAGCTCTGAGCAGGACAACGGCAAACCAAAAGCAACACGCAACATTCTCCTCATCAGACACTCTCAGTACAACCTAAGCGGGATCAGTGACAAGGAGAGGACCCTCACTCCATTAG GTCGTGAGCAGGCTGAGTTCACGGGCAAACGGTTGGCAGAGTTGGGGCTGAAGTATGATGTTCTGATTCACTCCAGCATGGCCAGGGCCACAGAGACGGCAAATATCATCAGCAAACACCTCTCAGGT CTAGGAGTGGAGCTGGTGAGCTGTGACCTGCTGAGAGAGGGTGCACCTATTGAGCCAGTTCCACCTGTCACCCACTGGAAGCCCGACGCTGTG CAGTACCACGAAGATGGAGCTCGCATTGAGGCAGCCTTTCGCCGCTACATCCACCGGGCTGACCCCAAGCAGAAGGAGGACAGCTACGAGATCATCGTGTGTCATGCCAATGTCATCCGTTATTTTGTCTGCAG GGCTCTGCAGTTTCCTCCAGAGGGCTGGTTACGTATGGGCTTGAACAACGGCAGCATCACGTGGCTCACCATCCGCCCTAGCGGCAGGGTGGCTCTTAGAACTCTGGGAGACGCAGGATTCATGCCCCCGGACAAACTAACACGGACCTGA
- the pgam5 gene encoding serine/threonine-protein phosphatase PGAM5, mitochondrial isoform X4 produces MSYRKTLKLICGFAGGSAVVVLAAAAADSRGYFGEQRGEVAGRWSRYTALQAAQPAWTPASHTPTPSGHAWDFNWDKRDPSALTNGKKKEKKEENATEDPSSEQDNGKPKATRNILLIRHSQYNLSGISDKERTLTPLGREQAEFTGKRLAELGLKYDVLIHSSMARATETANIISKHLSGVELVSCDLLREGAPIEPVPPVTHWKPDAVYHEDGARIEAAFRRYIHRADPKQKEDSYEIIVCHANVIRYFVCRALQFPPEGWLRMGLNNGSITWLTIRPSGRVALRTLGDAGFMPPDKLTRT; encoded by the exons ATGTCTTACAGGAAAACTTTAAAACTTATTTGTGGGTTCGCCGGAGGCTCTGCCGTCGTAGTGTTGGCGGCTGCCGCCGCTGACTCCCGCGGATACTTCGGTGAGCAGCGCGGAGAGGTGGCCGGTCGGTGGTCCAGATACACGGCTCTTCAAGCTGCGCAGCCGGCGTGGACACCTGCCAGCCACACACCAACCCCGAGTGGACACGCCTGGGACTTCAACTGGGATAA GAGAGACCCATCTGCACTGACGAAtgggaagaagaaagaaaagaaagaagaaaacgCAACTGAAGACCCCAGCTCTGAGCAGGACAACGGCAAACCAAAAGCAACACGCAACATTCTCCTCATCAGACACTCTCAGTACAACCTAAGCGGGATCAGTGACAAGGAGAGGACCCTCACTCCATTAG GTCGTGAGCAGGCTGAGTTCACGGGCAAACGGTTGGCAGAGTTGGGGCTGAAGTATGATGTTCTGATTCACTCCAGCATGGCCAGGGCCACAGAGACGGCAAATATCATCAGCAAACACCTCTCAG GAGTGGAGCTGGTGAGCTGTGACCTGCTGAGAGAGGGTGCACCTATTGAGCCAGTTCCACCTGTCACCCACTGGAAGCCCGACGCTGTG TACCACGAAGATGGAGCTCGCATTGAGGCAGCCTTTCGCCGCTACATCCACCGGGCTGACCCCAAGCAGAAGGAGGACAGCTACGAGATCATCGTGTGTCATGCCAATGTCATCCGTTATTTTGTCTGCAG GGCTCTGCAGTTTCCTCCAGAGGGCTGGTTACGTATGGGCTTGAACAACGGCAGCATCACGTGGCTCACCATCCGCCCTAGCGGCAGGGTGGCTCTTAGAACTCTGGGAGACGCAGGATTCATGCCCCCGGACAAACTAACACGGACCTGA
- the pgam5 gene encoding serine/threonine-protein phosphatase PGAM5, mitochondrial isoform X3, whose protein sequence is MSYRKTLKLICGFAGGSAVVVLAAAAADSRGYFGEQRGEVAGRWSRYTALQAAQPAWTPASHTPTPSGHAWDFNWDKRDPSALTNGKKKEKKEENATEDPSSEQDNGKPKATRNILLIRHSQYNLSGISDKERTLTPLGREQAEFTGKRLAELGLKYDVLIHSSMARATETANIISKHLSGVELVSCDLLREGAPIEPVPPVTHWKPDAVQYHEDGARIEAAFRRYIHRADPKQKEDSYEIIVCHANVIRYFVCRALQFPPEGWLRMGLNNGSITWLTIRPSGRVALRTLGDAGFMPPDKLTRT, encoded by the exons ATGTCTTACAGGAAAACTTTAAAACTTATTTGTGGGTTCGCCGGAGGCTCTGCCGTCGTAGTGTTGGCGGCTGCCGCCGCTGACTCCCGCGGATACTTCGGTGAGCAGCGCGGAGAGGTGGCCGGTCGGTGGTCCAGATACACGGCTCTTCAAGCTGCGCAGCCGGCGTGGACACCTGCCAGCCACACACCAACCCCGAGTGGACACGCCTGGGACTTCAACTGGGATAA GAGAGACCCATCTGCACTGACGAAtgggaagaagaaagaaaagaaagaagaaaacgCAACTGAAGACCCCAGCTCTGAGCAGGACAACGGCAAACCAAAAGCAACACGCAACATTCTCCTCATCAGACACTCTCAGTACAACCTAAGCGGGATCAGTGACAAGGAGAGGACCCTCACTCCATTAG GTCGTGAGCAGGCTGAGTTCACGGGCAAACGGTTGGCAGAGTTGGGGCTGAAGTATGATGTTCTGATTCACTCCAGCATGGCCAGGGCCACAGAGACGGCAAATATCATCAGCAAACACCTCTCAG GAGTGGAGCTGGTGAGCTGTGACCTGCTGAGAGAGGGTGCACCTATTGAGCCAGTTCCACCTGTCACCCACTGGAAGCCCGACGCTGTG CAGTACCACGAAGATGGAGCTCGCATTGAGGCAGCCTTTCGCCGCTACATCCACCGGGCTGACCCCAAGCAGAAGGAGGACAGCTACGAGATCATCGTGTGTCATGCCAATGTCATCCGTTATTTTGTCTGCAG GGCTCTGCAGTTTCCTCCAGAGGGCTGGTTACGTATGGGCTTGAACAACGGCAGCATCACGTGGCTCACCATCCGCCCTAGCGGCAGGGTGGCTCTTAGAACTCTGGGAGACGCAGGATTCATGCCCCCGGACAAACTAACACGGACCTGA
- the pgam5 gene encoding serine/threonine-protein phosphatase PGAM5, mitochondrial isoform X2 — protein sequence MSYRKTLKLICGFAGGSAVVVLAAAAADSRGYFGEQRGEVAGRWSRYTALQAAQPAWTPASHTPTPSGHAWDFNWDKRDPSALTNGKKKEKKEENATEDPSSEQDNGKPKATRNILLIRHSQYNLSGISDKERTLTPLGREQAEFTGKRLAELGLKYDVLIHSSMARATETANIISKHLSGLGVELVSCDLLREGAPIEPVPPVTHWKPDAVYHEDGARIEAAFRRYIHRADPKQKEDSYEIIVCHANVIRYFVCRALQFPPEGWLRMGLNNGSITWLTIRPSGRVALRTLGDAGFMPPDKLTRT from the exons ATGTCTTACAGGAAAACTTTAAAACTTATTTGTGGGTTCGCCGGAGGCTCTGCCGTCGTAGTGTTGGCGGCTGCCGCCGCTGACTCCCGCGGATACTTCGGTGAGCAGCGCGGAGAGGTGGCCGGTCGGTGGTCCAGATACACGGCTCTTCAAGCTGCGCAGCCGGCGTGGACACCTGCCAGCCACACACCAACCCCGAGTGGACACGCCTGGGACTTCAACTGGGATAA GAGAGACCCATCTGCACTGACGAAtgggaagaagaaagaaaagaaagaagaaaacgCAACTGAAGACCCCAGCTCTGAGCAGGACAACGGCAAACCAAAAGCAACACGCAACATTCTCCTCATCAGACACTCTCAGTACAACCTAAGCGGGATCAGTGACAAGGAGAGGACCCTCACTCCATTAG GTCGTGAGCAGGCTGAGTTCACGGGCAAACGGTTGGCAGAGTTGGGGCTGAAGTATGATGTTCTGATTCACTCCAGCATGGCCAGGGCCACAGAGACGGCAAATATCATCAGCAAACACCTCTCAGGT CTAGGAGTGGAGCTGGTGAGCTGTGACCTGCTGAGAGAGGGTGCACCTATTGAGCCAGTTCCACCTGTCACCCACTGGAAGCCCGACGCTGTG TACCACGAAGATGGAGCTCGCATTGAGGCAGCCTTTCGCCGCTACATCCACCGGGCTGACCCCAAGCAGAAGGAGGACAGCTACGAGATCATCGTGTGTCATGCCAATGTCATCCGTTATTTTGTCTGCAG GGCTCTGCAGTTTCCTCCAGAGGGCTGGTTACGTATGGGCTTGAACAACGGCAGCATCACGTGGCTCACCATCCGCCCTAGCGGCAGGGTGGCTCTTAGAACTCTGGGAGACGCAGGATTCATGCCCCCGGACAAACTAACACGGACCTGA